In one Aeromicrobium wangtongii genomic region, the following are encoded:
- a CDS encoding metallopeptidase family protein, which produces MIEVSEDRFAELVEAAFAAVPDELADLLDNVVLFIEDDAPADDPTLLGLYDGIPLTERDGTYAGVMPDRIFVYRNPTLQICETEDDVVEEVRITVVHEIAHHFGIEDDRLHELGYA; this is translated from the coding sequence ATGATCGAGGTGAGCGAGGACCGGTTCGCCGAGCTGGTGGAGGCCGCATTCGCCGCCGTGCCCGACGAGCTGGCCGACCTGCTGGACAACGTCGTGCTGTTCATCGAGGACGACGCCCCGGCCGATGACCCCACCCTGCTCGGCCTCTACGACGGAATTCCGCTGACCGAGCGCGACGGGACGTACGCGGGCGTCATGCCCGATCGCATCTTCGTCTACCGCAACCCGACCCTGCAGATCTGCGAGACGGAGGACGATGTGGTGGAGGAGGTGCGCATCACCGTCGTGCATGAGATCGCGCACCACTTCGGCATCGAGGACGACCGCCTGCACGAGCTCGGCTATGCCTGA
- a CDS encoding pirin family protein — MPEVRRAAERFHTVGDGVQTWHSFSYGVHYDPEQIGFGPVMAINTEHIAPGGGYDTHRHADVEIVTWVLQGVLRHEDSTGQAGLVRPGTAQRLSAGTGVEHSERNASTDEPLVFVQMMLRSDHDGPPEYAQVDVDPAPGRLTPTVDVHAAGQLFVVWLDPGQRVTVPAAHRSLVIVTSGALSSGGVDLEAGDELRSTGEGEHVLAAHGPASALVWQLD; from the coding sequence ATGCCTGAGGTCCGCCGGGCGGCGGAGCGGTTCCACACCGTCGGCGACGGTGTGCAGACCTGGCACAGCTTCTCCTACGGCGTCCACTACGACCCCGAGCAGATCGGCTTCGGGCCGGTCATGGCGATCAACACCGAGCACATCGCCCCCGGTGGCGGCTACGACACCCACCGGCACGCCGATGTCGAGATCGTCACCTGGGTCCTGCAAGGGGTGCTGCGGCACGAGGACTCGACGGGTCAGGCCGGGCTGGTGCGTCCCGGCACGGCACAACGGCTCAGCGCGGGCACCGGCGTCGAGCACTCCGAGCGCAACGCCTCGACCGACGAGCCCCTCGTGTTCGTGCAGATGATGCTGCGCTCGGACCACGACGGCCCGCCGGAGTACGCGCAGGTCGACGTCGACCCCGCTCCCGGACGGCTGACCCCGACCGTTGACGTGCACGCCGCCGGGCAGCTGTTCGTCGTGTGGCTGGACCCGGGACAGCGGGTCACCGTCCCGGCCGCCCACCGCAGCCTGGTGATCGTCACGTCAGGGGCGCTGAGCAGTGGCGGCGTCGATCTGGAGGCGGGCGACGAGCTGCGCAGCACCGGCGAGGGGGAGCACGTCCTCGCCGCGCACGGGCCGGCGTCCGCCCTGGTGTGGCAGCTGGACTGA